Proteins from one Lacrimispora sphenoides genomic window:
- a CDS encoding S8 family peptidase — translation MQKILDDNYYDLIISNIMIPTYDTGDNITPMDLRHSLAHIPVDSANPCDLGVYPYNAFPSLLTLSSTVSLEKSGIGTVQRNPYLALFGRGVIVAVIDTGIDYGHQAFLYNDGTTRILSIWDQTIQEGAPPEGFTYGTEYTREYINVALKSENPLSIVPSVDTNGHGTAIASVIAGKPSLEQAFSGVVPESDILVVKLKQAKSNLKKIFFAPPDAECYQESDLIIGISYVTTVAQRLNRPITICIAMGTNQSSHDGRGATSFITNYLAQQPHIGITISTGNEANKRRHYFNSTTAEPYQNSFELRVGENDKLFAIELWPFAPARLSIEITAPNRETTGQVFPALGECRRFAFVFNPSVIWVNNYIFEEETGDQLILMRFQDPLPGIWNIRVVNLDNGPFSFHAWLPSGQLISEDTFFVNSNPDTTITSPANATNPLTVTAYNQFNDTVLPESGRGYTRTGFVKPDIAAPGFELTCAVPGNQYGSITGSGSAAAQAAGIVAMVFEWAVPRGNYTNITGNDVNRLLIRGAKRTTGTTYPNNIWGYGQIEVNTLFERLTNI, via the coding sequence ATGCAAAAAATATTGGATGATAATTATTATGACTTGATCATCAGTAATATAATGATTCCCACATATGATACCGGAGATAATATAACACCTATGGATTTAAGGCATTCTTTGGCTCATATCCCTGTTGATTCAGCGAATCCCTGCGACTTGGGAGTTTATCCTTATAATGCATTTCCTTCTTTGCTGACCTTAAGCTCCACCGTCAGCCTTGAAAAATCCGGTATCGGAACGGTTCAGAGAAATCCTTATCTGGCTTTATTTGGTCGGGGAGTGATTGTTGCGGTTATAGATACCGGAATTGATTACGGGCATCAGGCGTTTTTATATAATGACGGAACGACCCGTATTCTTTCCATATGGGACCAGACCATTCAGGAGGGCGCACCGCCGGAGGGATTTACATACGGCACCGAATACACCAGGGAGTATATCAATGTTGCACTTAAGTCGGAAAATCCCTTATCCATAGTCCCTTCTGTGGATACCAATGGTCATGGAACTGCTATTGCAAGTGTAATTGCAGGAAAACCAAGCCTGGAGCAGGCGTTCAGCGGAGTTGTACCGGAATCCGACATTCTGGTCGTAAAATTGAAGCAGGCAAAGAGCAATTTGAAAAAAATCTTTTTTGCACCTCCAGATGCTGAATGCTATCAGGAGTCAGATTTAATCATTGGGATCAGTTATGTGACTACCGTTGCTCAAAGACTGAACCGTCCCATTACCATATGCATTGCAATGGGAACAAACCAGTCAAGCCATGACGGACGGGGTGCGACCAGCTTCATTACCAATTATTTGGCGCAGCAGCCGCATATAGGGATAACCATAAGCACCGGTAATGAAGCAAACAAACGCAGACATTACTTTAACAGCACCACAGCAGAACCCTACCAGAATAGTTTTGAATTAAGAGTCGGGGAAAATGACAAATTGTTTGCTATTGAGTTATGGCCGTTTGCTCCGGCCAGGCTGTCAATCGAAATAACCGCTCCAAACAGAGAGACAACGGGGCAGGTTTTTCCGGCCCTGGGAGAATGCAGAAGATTTGCCTTCGTATTTAACCCAAGCGTCATATGGGTGAATAATTATATTTTTGAAGAAGAGACCGGGGACCAGCTCATATTGATGCGTTTTCAGGATCCCCTGCCAGGAATCTGGAACATTCGGGTGGTGAACCTTGATAACGGACCATTTTCATTTCATGCCTGGCTGCCGTCAGGGCAATTAATTTCAGAAGACACCTTTTTTGTTAATTCCAATCCGGATACTACCATAACTTCACCGGCAAATGCAACCAACCCCCTGACAGTCACCGCTTATAATCAGTTTAACGATACCGTACTGCCTGAATCCGGAAGAGGCTATACAAGAACAGGATTTGTTAAACCAGATATTGCAGCACCTGGATTTGAGCTTACCTGTGCAGTTCCGGGAAACCAATATGGCAGCATAACAGGAAGCGGGTCTGCCGCAGCTCAGGCAGCAGGAATTGTCGCCATGGTTTTTGAATGGGCGGTTCCAAGGGGAAACTATACCAATATTACCGGAAACGACGTAAATCGCCTGCTTATACGCGGAGCAAAGCGAACCACCGGGACCACTTATCCCAACAATATCTGGGGATATGGTCAGATCGAGGTCAACACGCTGTTTGAAAGGCTTACAAATATTTAA
- a CDS encoding helix-turn-helix transcriptional regulator, which yields MKNKVRQLREALGMTQEQLGEKVGTSRQAINAIETEKNEPSIWLAYDIAQVFNMPIESVFIFEESERKSRAEVSRRFAYGSKRN from the coding sequence ATGAAAAATAAGGTTCGTCAATTACGAGAGGCATTGGGTATGACACAAGAACAATTGGGTGAAAAAGTCGGAACATCAAGGCAGGCCATAAACGCAATTGAAACAGAAAAAAATGAGCCTTCCATATGGCTTGCGTATGATATAGCTCAGGTGTTCAATATGCCCATTGAAAGTGTTTTTATATTTGAAGAAAGTGAACGAAAATCCCGTGCGGAAGTCAGTAGGAGGTTTGCATATGGCTCTAAGAGAAATTAG
- the def gene encoding peptide deformylase, translated as MALREIRMFDDQLLHKVSRHVDKVDDHTREILNDMAETMYNTQNGGGLAACQVGILRRLVVIDMGQGLLKLVNPQIVESEGEQLVVEGCLSCPGIWGRVWRPKRVLVKALEENGAAITIEAYDELAKCLCHETDHLNGILFTDKIIEYVDIK; from the coding sequence ATGGCTCTAAGAGAAATTAGAATGTTTGATGATCAACTTTTACACAAAGTGAGCAGACATGTCGATAAGGTTGATGATCATACCAGAGAAATTCTAAACGATATGGCAGAGACAATGTATAATACTCAAAATGGAGGTGGATTAGCCGCATGTCAAGTTGGAATATTGCGCCGTTTAGTTGTTATTGATATGGGCCAGGGCTTATTAAAGTTGGTGAACCCTCAAATTGTTGAATCTGAAGGAGAACAACTTGTTGTTGAGGGCTGCTTAAGCTGTCCTGGTATATGGGGCAGAGTGTGGAGACCAAAAAGAGTATTGGTTAAAGCACTTGAAGAAAACGGGGCAGCCATTACTATTGAGGCTTATGACGAACTTGCAAAGTGTCTTTGTCATGAAACTGACCATTTAAATGGAATCTTATTTACGGATAAAATAATTGAGTATGTAGACATCAAATAG